The Oenanthe melanoleuca isolate GR-GAL-2019-014 chromosome 1A, OMel1.0, whole genome shotgun sequence genome contains a region encoding:
- the LOC130262786 gene encoding uncharacterized protein LOC130262786 produces the protein MAGGAAEKTDAFVRSGGALTAPHQGWRLSRKGFLPAPKMETKSDSLLMPHQRWRLGAPRLVLPAGGITRMRLGKGKMAARKDRAASIRLNERGAGADPALSARFSDVRKRVVGPAEPGAASRMQFRRSNVAQIPVMGRGWKKLDFRQEAMDYAPEKELLNMKGISEK, from the exons ATGGCCGGTGGAGCAGCCGAAAAGACAGACGCCTTTGTGAGGAGTGGGGGGGCCTTAACTGCACCCCACCAAGGATGGCGCCTTAGTCGGAAAGGGTTTCTGCCAGCACCCAAGATGGAGACAAAGAGCGACAGTCTTTTGATGCCACACCAAAGATGGCGGCTAGGCGCGCCACGCCTTGTCCTTCCAGCTGGCGGCATCACGCGCATGCGCCTTGGGAAGGGGAAAATGGCGGCCCGGAAGGACCGTGCTGCTTCCATTCGGTTGAATGAACGCGGCGCCGGCGCCGACCCAGCGCTTTCAGCGCGCTTTTCCGATGTGCGAAAACGGGTTGTGGGGCCAGCAGAgccgggagcagccagcaggatgcAGTTCCGCAGGAG caatGTGGCACAAATTCCAGTGATGGGAAGAGGCTGGAAGAAGCTGGATTTCAGACAGGAGGCCATGGATTATGCAccagagaaggagctgctgaacATGAAAGGCATCAGTGAAAAGTGA